The following nucleotide sequence is from Roseivirga sp. BDSF3-8.
GACAAAGATCCTGATAAAGCTCTGGAGCTTACTTATGCTGCTCTTGAGCAAGCAGAAGGCACTTTTTATCTTAAGGGAGAGCAAAAAAGCCACAACGTATTGCATTGGCTTTACCTGAATAAATTTGAAAATTACGATAAAGCAGGCAACCATCATGAAGAATATCAGCGAGTAACTCAAGAACTAAAAGAAACTAAAGACTTAGCCCTACTCAATTATAAAAAAGGATATACCCTATTCAAAAGTCAAAATCTTGCTGAGGCAGTCCCCTACCTTTTTGAAGCAAGGGATTTATACCTTGCACAGGGAGATTTACAGAAGGAAGCGTATTCACTATATGCCATTTCAAAAATATTTGAAAGAGTGGGCAAGTATGAAGATGGGCTATACTATCTCAATAAATCTTCTTTTGATGTATTAGACGATCGTTTTTTATGGACTGTCTATCAACTGCAGGGAAAGCTTTATCTGGAAGCCGGTGAGCTTAGTGAATCTTTAGGTAGCTATAAAAAGTCTTTTGAAATCGTCTCCTCCCTCGACCTTCCTTCAAAGGAACTAAAAGTTTTGAATGACCTGGCTCGGGTAAGTATAATGCTTGATAAAACAGACCTTGCTGACGGCTTTATTGAACAAGGGATTTCACTAGCAAAAAGTCTTGATGACCAATCTTCACTTTGCCTTTTCTATTTAAAAAAAGGATACAGGTATCAAAAAACCGGAAACTTTAGTGATGCAATAACATGGAATCAGAAGGCTAAATCTGTTTCAATAGATTTAGATAATGAGGAATACCAGGCAATGGCCTACCTTGCTCTATCCCATTGCTTTTATGAAGTTGGACAAATCGAAAAAGCACTCCAAAGTGCCTATATGGGACTTGATATCAGTCCGGAAAACAGCTCAGAAACGAGAAAAAACCTGTTAAACAATTACAGCTTATATAGTAAAGAGACGGGGGATTTCACCACATATTTTGAATATCAAAATATGTTGAAGGATATTGAGATAGAAGAACTTAAGCACAGCGAATACGCTGACGTACACAAAGCCGAGCTTGCGTATAAAGACAAGCTCGATGCCCGCGACCATGAGGCCTATATCCAGTCCATCCAAAAAGAGATAGCCACAGATGAGCGGCAAGGCAGGTTTTACCTGATGGGCCTGGGCGGGGTTATCCTCATTATCATCATAGCGATAGCCATATACAGGCCTTACAAATTCTTCATGAGCAGTGCCGCGCGCGTGGTTCATATCATGGAAGACCTGCAGGTATCCTTCAGAAAGCGCCTGGCTGGTCAGGGGCCTGTTTTCCCCCATAACCCACCCAGCATAAAGCGTCCGGTGCCGCCGGATGAGCGCGACCTGCATAACCTCTGGAAGTTTGGTCGCCGTGCCGACCGCGGCAAAAAGGGAAATGATGATGAGGGCACGGGTGACGACCCCACCACAGATAAAGACTAACGAACAAAGATAACCATGAGCATAGCGGGTGAAAACATCCTGACTTTTTCCATGATAGCCGTCCTGCTGTTGGGCGGTGGGGTATTTATCTACTACATGGTGCACATCAGGCGCATGATGATTTTCTGCCACCACCGGATCAACAAGAGCCTGGCCACCATGGAGACCGTGCACCTGGCATATGAGCAGGCCTATGTGGAGCAGCAGCTAAGCACGGGCCGTATGCGCAACCGTAATGAGCTCGGCCAGCTGGTGGAGCAGCGCCTGATCCGTCGCTACGGTGACCTGATGATGCTCATGGGCGACCTGTTTACCCGGATGGAGGATCACGAGCCGGCAACGCTACAGTACTTTGAAGACCTTATCGGTGAAATAGACCGCGGGGGAAAGATAAGCCGCCTGCTGAAGGTATGCCTGACCAGTAATACCCTGAAAGACTTTGGCCTCTATGGCGCCCTGCGGGTACATTGCGTGTCTATGATGGAAAGTGACTTTGAGGGGCTGACGCTGACGTGCAACGATGAGGGATACCGCCTGCCCCAGGCACTGGAGGAGGAGCTTATGATTACCTACCTGCTGCTGTTTATCTATTACACGTTTGACAGGGTACCCCATCTGGTTGGCATGGAACTACACTACGATGAGAGCCACGTGACGTTTACCATGGTGGATGATGACCCCGATGCCCCTAACGGCCTGGAGTTAAGCCAGGCTAACGTAATCCACTGGCCCGGGGCCCTTCGGCATGCGGCTGCCTTTGCGGAGCTATACCATGGCTATGCCGAAGCGGATACCACCTATACGGATGGCCTCCGCTTTACCCTCCATATCCCCTACCAGACTCCGCGGGTGCTGGGTCAGTAAGCCGGTCGGGCAAATTGCAGTACGAATCGCAGGTTGCCTTTCCGGCGATGCCACTCCCACTGTGCCTCCAGGAGGTTTTTATAGATGAGGCACATGACCTCTGAGCTGTCAAAGCCCTCCCGGGTATGGTCCAGATGCCTGTCCAGGTCCAACGATGAGTCGGTGGCTATCTCGACCAGTATCCGGCGATCTTTCTTATACAGGGTTATATGGCACCACGAAGCATTTCCCTGGCATATGAGGTCATCTGACAATAAAGCCAGCAAGCCGTAGAGGTAGGTTAGCTTTTCCGGAGGCAGGTAAAGTTGCATTTCTGCGTCAGCGGTCATATCCAGGCTAGCGCGTTCCGCTACCTTATCCTTACACAGGCGGTCCAGGGCCCCCATCAGCCCCTCTTCCAGCGTGGGGGGCAGAAAGCGGGTTTTCAGGTCTGCTTCCGCGTCTTTTATATCCTGCAGGGTGATTTCCCCAAATCGTACGTTGGGCAGGTTCTGCTGATCCACCAGTTGTATGGCCTCATGTAGCGTATGGTGGTAGGCCTGTGCTTCAAGCTGCATAAACCTGACGGCCAGTTTAAGCAGGTCGGCCTTGCGGTATCCGCCTGTGTAGCGGTGAGCGTCGGTGAGGACTTTAAGACGGTAGGCCAGAAAGATGGTGGCAGCCACGAAAAGGACCAGTGCTGCACAGAACAGCACGACATATAGGGTTGACATAAATAAGCAAACAGGTAAATGAAAAAAGGAACAACAAGGTGGCCAGTGGCTACCACCTTTGCCTTTCCTGCTGCTCCCAGGGGGCCAGGCCCCGTGGGTTGCCTATAGAGCCTACAATGCTCCTGAGAGGCTCCCATACCTGCTGAATATTCTTTTTGGGCATTTTATCATCTATCCAGTGTACGTACCGCTCACTACCGGAGGTTATTTCCTGCTCTATGCGCCTGGTGCTCAGACGCCCTTCAGCAATGACCAGGTAGTCTATCCCTCGCCTGAGAGCGGATAAGGCAATGCTACGGCAGATTACGATATCCTCTGCCTGCCATGGCGGGGTATCTTTGCCCAGCACGAAACCGATGAGCGGCTCTTTTCCCGCCGCCAGGCCGGGCAGGGGAAAGCGGTCAAACTCGGCCACCAGTTTCTGTTCAGGTGTTTTCACCAGCCTTCCGGCCTCATCATAGCGTACCAAAAAATAGGTGGCCACCCCCTGCGGCGATGGCATAGTAGCAGGTTCGGTACGAAATGCCTTCCGGAAAGAAGCCTCCCGGCTGACCTCCTCGGCAGGATCCGGTTCGTAGAGCCAGTTAAGGTCTATGCCCTTCTGGTGGAGGTAAGCCATATAATCATGGGGCACGAGCTTATCCCGCTGCCCGTTTTCGATAAAGCTGATGTCGCGCTGTGCGCGGCTAAGGTCAGCGGCCAGTTGTCTCTGGGTAAGGCCTATTAACTTTCGGGCGAGCTTGGCCTTATTAAAAAATTCCGATCCGGTAGGTTTGTCTGACATATTGAAAGCCTTTTGGGTTGAAATACGAGACAATATAGCCAAATTGATTTAAAAATATACTTTTTAGGAATCTATATTGTTTAAAATATGATAGGTACGACCCATCCGGCCTGTACCTATCGTGCATCTGCCTTTAAAAGGACTCAGGTTTCAGGTTTTTGCCATACACATAGGCGTATTGGGGAAGGATGATGGAGGCATTATTCCAAATTACCTCCATGTCCTGGCTGATGTATTCAACAAGTTTTCTAAGTAAGGCCGTGTCCTGGCCGGGCATGGTGATTCCGGCGGCCTGTGTGGGGATTTCCAACAGCATGTCAGAATAAGAGAACAAGGCGATTTGCATTCCCAGCTTCAGGGTGATAGAAGCCATGGTGAGTTTAAAAAGGTCTTCTTCCTTTTGCGATTCCAGCACCTTACCGGTTTCATCGATTGTGAGGTAATCAAGTCTGAGCCTTTTGATGAGCTCATGACCTATCCAATGAGGGGCGGGGTCCATCATTCTCTCGCTGGCTTCCTTATGACAGGCTTTATCATTGACCAGTCCGGACAAATCGAATTTGGATACCGTGAATATTTTTGAAGTTGCCATAACATTGATAGTTAAGTGAAACAATTATTATGGCGGTATTCCAGCCCCTTTAGCGCCCAAGGCCAAAAGGAAACGGAATAAAAGAATGGGATGCGGGCCGGCCTTGTGTTTATGCCGTAGTCTTATGGCCGCCACGAAGAAAAAGGGGCTAACTTGCGGTAATTATTGTCACCTCTTTATTCGCCCCTATATCATTATGAAAGCTTAATCTTTCGGGGGCTTCGGGGCTTTTACCCATTTCCCTTCCACTTTCTCAAAGTAGCCTTTACGGTTCATGTCCTTACTCCACCGGGGCTTTGAAAGGAAGGCAAAAGGGGTTTCATCAGTAATTTCCACGGTATAGGAAAAGGTGAGCCTGTCCTGCTTGTCATTCATTTCAAACGCATTTATTTCTTTGAGTGTCAGGGTGGCGGCGATGACTTCCACCCGGTTGGGGTTGGCCTGGTCAGTGGAGTGAATGAATTTTTCTCCCTCCGGCGTAAAAGTGATCAGGGGCTTGCCTGCCTCGGCCATGGTTAGCTTTTTTCTGATGGTCACATAGCCTTGCTCCTCCAGCCCGGCGTCCATGAGTTTTTTGGCGTTGCGCGGATCGGTAAGGTAAAGCGAATGCAGGATAGGGCGTGGATAATTATAGGCCTCACTGATAAGGGTATGAAAGTCGGTGGCCTTTTCTTCTGCACCGGACTGGCAACCGGCCAGCAGGCAGATAAGGAGACAGGAAAGGCTGAGGTTAAGGAATCGAAACATAGGTATAGGTCTTTTAGGGGGTTAATTGATTTCAGGGTGTACAGGTCAGCGCTGCGTCAGGAAGAGTTTTCTCCGTGTCCCTGCCGGTAATTGCGCTGAAGCTGCTTTAATTGTCAACGGACAAATATAGCATGATTAGAGAATATTTTTATTCTTTTTTAGAATATAAAGTAAAACCGGGGCCTGAGCCCCGGAAAATTTTCAATTGTTAAGAAGTTCCAGCGTACCAAACCGTTCAAAAGTTTGACAAAGCTGGAAGGCACGCTGCAGCTTGTTACGGCCGGTACCCTCGGTTATGGAGGTAAACCGCGCTTCGTCGTCTTTGTAATTGGCTACATTCTGGTAATAACCGCTGACGGCATTATAGGCCCCGTAAAGGGTGCCTTTGGTGGTGTTTAGCAATTGGGTAGGATGGCTAAAGGCGTACTCAATGGCTTTATCACAGCGGTTTTTGGTCACGGTGCTCAGCTCCTCCAGGTTATTCTGCTGTATATGGCGTACGGCTGTATTGTCCGGGGCCAGGGCCATACGGACCAGCTTTTTTACCTGCTCATCGGTGATGCGTACCTTCGCCCAGTGGTTCAAAAGCCCATCAAGTTCACTGGTAAAGCGGTTGGTGAGCCCCAGCAGGGTGCGGGCCTCACTGAGGCGCCCGGCTGCACTGGCGGTGTGGCGTATACTTATACAGTTAGACTTATTACGCATAGCTGCATTTAAGGTATTATTACATACCACCCGAACGGGCGTAAAGCAAGCCATAATGCTACCGGACCCGTCGTGGCTGGTGGTAAATAGCAGGTATTTAGTAATCACGTCGTCGCTGTTGCCTATACGGATATAGTCGGGCAGCTTTGCCGTAATAAAGATGCGCTCGCCCTTGCCCAGTGCCCCGGCGGTTTCATACAGTATGCCCTCCCCTTCTACAATCGAATCGAAAAACGCAAAGGCGTCACGGTTTTGGACGACCTCGTATTTGCTTCCTACAATACCCAGCACCTGATCTGTATCGGTACGAACAGTGGCCTGGTAGCCGGGCACCTGCACTTCGGGAATGGAGCTACCCTCCTCACAAGCCGCTGAGGCTGTGTTCAGGGTAAATAAGGGGCGCTTGGCTACCTCATAATCAAGGCCGGCGTATTTAATGGCTTCGGAGCTGGTTGGGTACTGGTCTACGACCTGCCCCAGGCCATGCCAGGCCATTTGTTTTACGCTCATAAAGCTGTGCTGTCCGCTAAGGGTGTTTAAGTGGATTTTATGTGCCATGATTTCAATGGATTAAGGGTTAATAAAAAATTGAAATGCATGGCTTCGCCCCTTTTTTCTTAGCCCGCTATCATTACCGGGGCAGGGCGATACGGGCAAGGCTTTTGATCATAAAAATTTAGAGGTACGAGAAATTTTTTGGCAAAACCCGAAGGGCTCCGGCCTTGCCCAAAGCCCTCCCCGGTAAAACCTTCGCGAAGCGGAAAAAGGGAGGGAAGATTTTTGTTGATATGAAAAGCCTAATATTTAATTATATTAAACAAAAAATGCTGTATAAATTAGCAATGATGATTATTATATAATATAACTATACTATTATACAGAAATTCTACTTAATGATAATTATCCTTATCTTCGGGTACTTTATTCATCAAAATTTAAACTAACTATGAAGAAAAAAATTGCTATCAAACAGCTTCAAGTTCAAAGCTTTGTAACAGACCTTAGTAAGGTGAAAGGTGGAGTAACTAATGAAACGGAGTATTGTGGGAGCGAGGAGGCTGGTTGCGGTTCCAACGATTGTAGTCAACACCCTAGTATCTGTTTTCCATGTCAAACTCCCATGTGTACATTTAATGATGAATGCTGGACTGATCCTTACAATGTTTGAGAGATGAATTAAATAAAAAAGGAGCCCAAGGGCTCCTTTTTTTCAATTGATATCTACCACACCTTACAATGCGTCCGGTGGCTCGGATGTGGATTGCCGCACACCCTGTCACAGGTGTTCTCATGGCTACACCTGTGGCCAATGGATAAAAACCCGCCTTTGAGGTTGGCTTGCTTACCGGATAATTCAGTAGTGAAGCTCCTTACCCTCAGCCGGTAAAGACTTAGTTTACTCAATGGTCTTTTCATGTTTATATATGTTTTAGGTTAATAGATGTGAACTCTTGGGGCTTATTATACCCCTACCCCTTTTCCTTTAGACGGGGCTTTCGCTTTCTGGCCGGGCGTTTCATCCTCGGGCTTCTTTTCTTCTTTTGCCAGCTTTTCCTTATTGGTGATCTCCAGCCTGATATCAGGGATCTTCTTTATTTTAGCGTCATTCTTATCATATACATTGACGGACTTAAACCGGGGGTTGGCCTCGATATGATAGATATCGCCGGTCTGGGCATGCTCAACGGTATGGCGGTTGCCTTTTCGTAATGAGTACTCGAGCTTTTCGCGTTGCTGGGGGTCGCTTACTTCCTTAACCGGTAGCTTGTCCAGTTCCTTAGACAGGTTGAATCCGTAATTCTGGTGATACTGGTTTACCGGGTGGCGCCCTTTGTCGTCTTTCTGGCTGAAGTCGATCTGTATCCAGGCCTGGTAGCTCTGTCCTTCTTTATTATACAGGTTCTTGAAGGCTGACCGGCCTTCAAGCATATTATAGGCCTCCTTGGCAGAGACGCCCTGGTTGCGGTAAAAGGTATGTTCGGGGCCTTTAACGTCTGAGTTGCCTTTGGTCAATGTGGCATCGAACTTATTGAAGTAATATTTGTCTTCGCTATCCGACTTACGGAAGTGGACTTTAAAATCAACCCGGTCTTCATTGATTCTAAGGTCAAGGTTCAACACCAGGGCTTTCTTATCGGCCTCCATACCTTTCTTTAGCGGCTCATTCAGCTTGTCCTCGAAGCCCGAGTATTTTAACTGATCGGTGAGATGGTTATAA
It contains:
- a CDS encoding helix-turn-helix transcriptional regulator — protein: MSDKPTGSEFFNKAKLARKLIGLTQRQLAADLSRAQRDISFIENGQRDKLVPHDYMAYLHQKGIDLNWLYEPDPAEEVSREASFRKAFRTEPATMPSPQGVATYFLVRYDEAGRLVKTPEQKLVAEFDRFPLPGLAAGKEPLIGFVLGKDTPPWQAEDIVICRSIALSALRRGIDYLVIAEGRLSTRRIEQEITSGSERYVHWIDDKMPKKNIQQVWEPLRSIVGSIGNPRGLAPWEQQERQRW
- a CDS encoding DUF932 domain-containing protein, whose amino-acid sequence is MAHKIHLNTLSGQHSFMSVKQMAWHGLGQVVDQYPTSSEAIKYAGLDYEVAKRPLFTLNTASAACEEGSSIPEVQVPGYQATVRTDTDQVLGIVGSKYEVVQNRDAFAFFDSIVEGEGILYETAGALGKGERIFITAKLPDYIRIGNSDDVITKYLLFTTSHDGSGSIMACFTPVRVVCNNTLNAAMRNKSNCISIRHTASAAGRLSEARTLLGLTNRFTSELDGLLNHWAKVRITDEQVKKLVRMALAPDNTAVRHIQQNNLEELSTVTKNRCDKAIEYAFSHPTQLLNTTKGTLYGAYNAVSGYYQNVANYKDDEARFTSITEGTGRNKLQRAFQLCQTFERFGTLELLNN
- a CDS encoding tetratricopeptide repeat protein, yielding MKKLIPVILFSLITLGCTKDNLEEELPSSSPQNEYIIVDQLLAKAKKEFDKDPDKALELTYAALEQAEGTFYLKGEQKSHNVLHWLYLNKFENYDKAGNHHEEYQRVTQELKETKDLALLNYKKGYTLFKSQNLAEAVPYLFEARDLYLAQGDLQKEAYSLYAISKIFERVGKYEDGLYYLNKSSFDVLDDRFLWTVYQLQGKLYLEAGELSESLGSYKKSFEIVSSLDLPSKELKVLNDLARVSIMLDKTDLADGFIEQGISLAKSLDDQSSLCLFYLKKGYRYQKTGNFSDAITWNQKAKSVSIDLDNEEYQAMAYLALSHCFYEVGQIEKALQSAYMGLDISPENSSETRKNLLNNYSLYSKETGDFTTYFEYQNMLKDIEIEELKHSEYADVHKAELAYKDKLDARDHEAYIQSIQKEIATDERQGRFYLMGLGGVILIIIIAIAIYRPYKFFMSSAARVVHIMEDLQVSFRKRLAGQGPVFPHNPPSIKRPVPPDERDLHNLWKFGRRADRGKKGNDDEGTGDDPTTDKD
- a CDS encoding pinensin family lanthipeptide, coding for MKKKIAIKQLQVQSFVTDLSKVKGGVTNETEYCGSEEAGCGSNDCSQHPSICFPCQTPMCTFNDECWTDPYNV